One part of the Candidatus Flexicrinis affinis genome encodes these proteins:
- a CDS encoding amidase, protein MTRSDDYVDMQAKAQAENADSPLKQPLDFTPFDAAIGALTPGRIGVLDAHIQGASVVHIQAALSRRETTSAELVAYYVERIRRIDHGRHNAILELNPDALYIAAQLDAERSEGRVRGPLHGIPVTLKANIGTSDAMHTSAGAAALANLITDRDAYLVSLLREAGAVILAKNNLSEWANFYTQGSINGFSVLGGHTRSPFGQFDVGGSSSGSCAAVALGLTPLSIGSETTGSIVYPASQNGIVGLKPSVGLVSRDRIVPITDAFDTAGPLARTVADAAALMTVMAGDRDESDPASVEAIGGFGLDYTVGLQPDGLRGVRVGLVARDEDVRTGDSAIREQIAHWLTNAGATVVHIPPLAEFVGTETDERLASDSFQILLMGYRLGVEAFLQAQGERVPVRTLAELVAYNAEQAEARVPYGQTYIEQAAGLSDEALALYADLVHATVSAYREAVDSALREHDVAFIADFANYASPYHSRAGYPALTLPAGRRDSGEPLGVTFFSGWLRDADLLRWGFAYEIARSEAE, encoded by the coding sequence ATGACGCGTTCCGACGACTACGTCGACATGCAGGCAAAGGCACAGGCCGAAAACGCCGACAGCCCGCTCAAGCAACCGTTGGATTTCACGCCGTTTGACGCGGCCATCGGCGCGCTGACGCCGGGGCGCATCGGCGTGCTGGACGCGCACATTCAAGGCGCCAGCGTCGTGCATATTCAAGCCGCGCTGTCCAGACGTGAAACGACCTCGGCCGAACTCGTCGCGTATTACGTCGAACGCATCCGCCGGATCGACCACGGCCGGCACAACGCGATTCTCGAACTGAACCCGGACGCGCTGTACATCGCCGCGCAGTTGGACGCCGAGCGATCGGAAGGGCGCGTACGCGGGCCGCTGCATGGCATCCCAGTCACGCTCAAGGCGAACATCGGCACCAGCGATGCGATGCACACGTCGGCCGGGGCGGCGGCGCTGGCGAACTTGATCACCGACCGCGATGCATACCTCGTCTCGCTGCTGCGGGAGGCCGGCGCTGTTATCCTCGCCAAGAACAACCTGTCCGAATGGGCAAACTTCTACACGCAGGGGTCGATCAACGGGTTTAGCGTGTTGGGTGGACACACCCGCAGCCCCTTCGGCCAGTTCGATGTCGGCGGCAGCAGCAGCGGATCGTGCGCCGCGGTAGCGCTCGGTCTCACGCCCCTGAGCATCGGCAGTGAGACGACCGGAAGCATCGTCTACCCGGCGTCGCAGAACGGCATCGTTGGCCTCAAGCCGTCGGTCGGGCTGGTCAGCCGCGACCGGATCGTGCCGATCACCGATGCGTTCGACACGGCCGGACCGCTTGCACGTACCGTCGCCGACGCGGCCGCGCTGATGACCGTCATGGCCGGCGACCGTGACGAATCCGATCCTGCATCGGTGGAGGCCATCGGCGGGTTCGGCCTCGACTACACGGTCGGTCTTCAGCCCGACGGTCTGCGCGGCGTGCGTGTCGGATTGGTCGCGCGCGACGAGGATGTCCGCACCGGCGATTCAGCCATCCGCGAACAGATCGCGCATTGGCTGACAAATGCGGGCGCAACGGTCGTGCACATTCCGCCGCTGGCCGAATTCGTCGGCACAGAGACCGACGAACGACTCGCCAGCGACAGCTTCCAGATTCTGCTGATGGGCTACCGGCTCGGCGTCGAGGCGTTCCTTCAGGCGCAGGGCGAGCGCGTGCCGGTTCGCACGCTGGCGGAGTTGGTGGCCTACAATGCTGAGCAGGCCGAGGCGCGCGTCCCGTATGGCCAGACGTACATCGAACAGGCGGCTGGCCTGAGCGACGAGGCATTAGCCCTCTACGCCGACCTCGTCCACGCAACGGTGAGCGCCTACCGTGAAGCGGTCGACAGCGCGCTGCGTGAACATGATGTCGCGTTCATCGCCGACTTCGCTAACTACGCTTCGCCATATCACTCGCGAGCCGGATATCCCGCGCTCACACTGCCGGCCGGCCGTCGCGACTCGGGCGAACCGCTGGGCGTCACGTTCTTCAGCGGGTGGCTGCGCGACGCCGACTTGCTGCGCTGGGGCTTTGCCTACGAGATCGCACGGTCGGAGGCAGAATGA
- a CDS encoding GNAT family N-acetyltransferase — MTTFDFTVFPALATPRLRLRQMTHDDADGIIALFGNPEMMRFLNAPLVTNREQAVGMIDWFAGNYREQIAVDWAVTLADSGEMIGMCGMYKWNREYRSVELGYNIAVPYWGHGYATEAAHGIIQWAFDALDLHRIQADCTNGNLASERVLLKLGFKVEGLFRESCWEHGRFVDIKYFGLLRREYAGPG, encoded by the coding sequence ATGACGACATTTGACTTCACGGTATTCCCAGCACTCGCCACGCCGCGTCTGCGCTTGCGCCAAATGACGCACGACGATGCCGACGGGATTATCGCGCTGTTCGGCAATCCGGAGATGATGCGTTTCCTCAACGCGCCGCTGGTGACGAATCGCGAGCAGGCGGTCGGGATGATCGACTGGTTCGCCGGCAACTACCGCGAGCAGATCGCCGTCGACTGGGCGGTGACGCTGGCAGACAGCGGCGAGATGATCGGCATGTGCGGCATGTATAAATGGAACCGCGAGTATCGCAGCGTCGAATTGGGCTACAACATCGCCGTGCCGTACTGGGGCCACGGCTACGCGACCGAGGCCGCGCACGGCATCATTCAATGGGCCTTCGACGCCCTAGACCTGCACCGCATTCAGGCCGACTGCACCAACGGCAACCTCGCGTCGGAGCGAGTGCTGCTCAAACTCGGCTTCAAGGTCGAGGGGCTCTTCCGCGAGAGCTGCTGGGAACACGGCCGGTTCGTGGACATCAAATACTTCGGCCTGCTGCGCCGGGAGTATGCCGGGCCGGGGTGA
- a CDS encoding alpha/beta hydrolase has product MFITVDNATLFAAAFGPKMSVPILALGGWIGSWEDWLEPLSILSESQRVIAFDHRGCGISLAPVESITFDRLVDDVFAVLDAYDAQRCVLAAMSMGAAVALGAALKHPDRIAALVLVNPLDLSAQPAGDADPFLRALTYDYPRALQGFIEACIVEPDSAHLKHWGWHILNRASQDAAIALYRMSQSISFGSALARVTQPTLIIHGESDGLVPLESARWLAETLPDARLEVIEGAGHVPVLTRPVEVAREIAWFINEIDE; this is encoded by the coding sequence GTGTTTATCACCGTCGACAACGCCACGCTGTTTGCTGCTGCCTTTGGCCCTAAGATGTCGGTGCCGATCCTCGCGCTTGGCGGTTGGATCGGCAGTTGGGAGGACTGGCTCGAACCGCTGTCGATCCTGAGCGAGTCGCAGCGGGTGATCGCGTTCGACCATCGGGGCTGTGGGATCTCGCTCGCGCCAGTTGAATCGATCACGTTCGATAGGCTGGTCGATGACGTATTCGCTGTGCTGGACGCTTACGATGCACAACGCTGCGTGCTCGCCGCGATGTCGATGGGCGCAGCGGTCGCGTTGGGCGCGGCCCTGAAACATCCCGACCGGATCGCCGCGCTGGTGCTGGTCAATCCGCTGGACCTTTCCGCTCAGCCTGCGGGGGACGCCGACCCGTTCCTTCGGGCGCTGACCTACGACTATCCGCGCGCACTGCAAGGCTTCATCGAGGCGTGCATCGTCGAGCCGGACTCGGCGCATCTCAAACATTGGGGCTGGCACATTCTGAACCGGGCTTCGCAGGACGCGGCGATTGCGCTGTACCGGATGTCGCAGTCCATCTCGTTCGGCAGCGCGCTGGCCCGCGTGACCCAACCGACATTGATCATCCACGGCGAGTCCGACGGACTCGTCCCGCTTGAGTCGGCGCGATGGCTTGCCGAGACTCTTCCCGATGCTCGCCTTGAGGTGATCGAGGGCGCCGGTCACGTGCCAGTGTTGACGCGGCCCGTCGAGGTCGCGCGGGAAATCGCATGGTTCATCAACGAGATCGACGAATGA
- a CDS encoding VWA domain-containing protein: MVDFIRALRAAGVRISLAESQDAMKGADVMGVTALDPFKAAMKTTLVKERRDHYLFDYFFPLFFSSNVPPMQNIPENLSQQEQQMLQQALQSLAGQMQALKDLMRQLLEGKPFDNDQLGEMGDKAGLNDAQDMRQRSWFERRMRNQAQLNQLQDMIDQLIETLKEMGMSDERAEFLREMMQENLQGMNDQLEAHVGQNIAENMAEREPDPKPDLIDVPFNRLGEDDIDQIRKEIRRLAAKLRSRAALRQRRAKDGQIDVRRTMRANMKYQGVPIELRRRKRHVKPYLVLICDVSTSVRYCAEFLLTLVYELQDQVARTNSFIFINDLTDISMAFKELEPQEAVTKVLSDNPPGYYNTDLGNSLNTFRQEQMGLVTGRTTVIILGDGRNNYNDPRTDIASEVQRKGRRLIWFNPEHPSQWGTGDSDMPRYMPASDGVYYVATLRDLANAVDQVLADG; this comes from the coding sequence ATGGTGGATTTCATCCGAGCCCTGCGCGCCGCTGGCGTGCGCATATCGCTGGCCGAAAGCCAGGACGCGATGAAGGGCGCGGACGTGATGGGCGTGACCGCGCTCGACCCGTTCAAGGCGGCGATGAAGACGACGCTTGTCAAGGAACGGCGCGATCACTACCTGTTCGACTACTTCTTCCCGCTGTTCTTCAGCAGCAACGTCCCGCCGATGCAGAACATCCCGGAGAACTTGTCGCAGCAGGAACAGCAGATGCTGCAGCAGGCGCTCCAGTCGCTCGCCGGCCAGATGCAGGCGCTCAAAGACCTCATGCGCCAGCTGCTCGAGGGCAAGCCTTTCGACAACGATCAGCTTGGCGAGATGGGCGACAAGGCCGGCCTGAACGACGCGCAGGACATGCGCCAGCGCAGTTGGTTCGAGCGCCGCATGCGCAATCAAGCCCAGCTCAACCAGCTTCAGGACATGATCGACCAGCTCATCGAGACGCTCAAAGAGATGGGCATGTCGGACGAGCGGGCCGAGTTCCTGCGCGAGATGATGCAGGAAAACCTGCAGGGCATGAACGACCAGCTCGAGGCGCACGTCGGGCAGAACATCGCCGAGAACATGGCCGAGCGCGAGCCTGATCCCAAGCCCGACCTGATCGACGTGCCGTTCAACCGCCTCGGCGAGGACGACATTGACCAGATCCGCAAGGAAATTCGGCGGCTTGCCGCGAAACTGCGCAGCCGGGCCGCTTTGCGCCAGCGCCGCGCCAAAGACGGTCAGATCGACGTGCGCCGCACCATGCGCGCCAACATGAAGTATCAGGGCGTGCCGATCGAACTGCGCCGGCGCAAACGTCACGTCAAGCCGTACCTCGTGCTGATCTGTGACGTGTCGACGTCGGTGCGCTACTGCGCCGAGTTCCTGCTCACGCTGGTTTACGAGCTGCAGGACCAAGTCGCGCGCACCAACAGCTTCATCTTCATCAACGACCTGACCGACATCAGCATGGCGTTCAAGGAGCTGGAGCCGCAGGAAGCGGTCACCAAGGTACTGAGCGACAACCCGCCGGGCTACTACAACACCGACCTCGGCAACAGCCTGAACACCTTCCGGCAGGAGCAAATGGGGCTGGTGACCGGCCGCACCACCGTGATCATCCTCGGCGACGGGCGCAACAACTACAACGATCCACGCACCGACATCGCCAGCGAGGTGCAGCGCAAGGGCCGCCGGCTGATCTGGTTCAACCCGGAGCATCCGAGCCAGTGGGGCACGGGCGACAGCGACATGCCGCGCTATATGCCCGCCAGCGACGGCGTGTACTACGTCGCCACCCTTCGCGACCTCGCCAACGCCGTCGATCAGGTGCTGGCCGACGGATAA
- a CDS encoding HNH endonuclease — protein MSYIPLDLRHFIVQRARNCCEYCLMPQAEKFFTFPIDHVIAIKHGGETSQDNLCLSCPDCNVYKGSDISSLDPVSGQISRLFNPRRDTWIVHFELQGAHIVPLTIIGRTTETLLRLNHPQRVLERMELIAVGRYPSASTSPDIDPR, from the coding sequence GTGAGCTACATCCCTCTGGATCTTCGTCACTTCATCGTTCAGCGGGCGCGTAACTGCTGCGAATATTGCCTCATGCCGCAGGCGGAGAAATTCTTCACGTTTCCTATTGATCACGTCATCGCCATCAAGCACGGCGGTGAAACGTCTCAAGACAACCTGTGCCTCTCATGTCCTGACTGCAACGTGTACAAAGGGAGCGACATCTCGTCCCTTGACCCCGTGTCCGGACAGATTTCACGCCTGTTCAACCCGCGCCGCGACACATGGATAGTGCACTTCGAGTTGCAAGGTGCTCATATCGTTCCGCTCACAATCATAGGGCGCACCACTGAAACGCTTCTTCGCCTCAACCATCCGCAGCGCGTACTCGAACGCATGGAGCTCATTGCGGTCGGCCGTTATCCTTCGGCATCCACATCTCCAGATATTGACCCGCGCTGA
- a CDS encoding YciI family protein: MQFIALIYTDESLDTSATPEQTNAVMAEYFAFTAAAREAGVLVAGEAFHPTVTAKTVSVNNGTKHVADGPAVRTPDVQLGGMYILQSDTIEQAVDWAAKIPGAKHGKVEVRPLVDFS, from the coding sequence ATGCAGTTCATCGCCTTGATCTACACCGACGAATCGCTCGACACCAGCGCCACGCCCGAACAGACGAACGCCGTCATGGCTGAGTACTTCGCGTTCACAGCAGCCGCCCGCGAGGCCGGCGTGCTGGTCGCCGGTGAGGCGTTCCACCCGACCGTGACCGCCAAGACCGTGAGTGTGAACAATGGCACCAAGCACGTCGCCGACGGGCCGGCGGTGCGCACGCCGGATGTCCAGCTTGGCGGCATGTACATCCTGCAGAGCGACACCATCGAGCAGGCCGTCGACTGGGCCGCGAAGATCCCCGGCGCGAAGCACGGTAAGGTCGAGGTGCGTCCGCTGGTGGACTTCAGCTAA
- a CDS encoding IS481 family transposase, translated as MSERKHAIVAYVREGASVTEISRRFGVSRKTVYKWLARYRAEGEAGLSDRSRRPQHRPRQTAPEIEAAVVGLRQQHACWGGRKLKRRLEDSGLSGVPAASTITAILRRHALLDAEESARHRPFQRFEMAHSNALWQMDFKSPLAMGQQTCYPLTLIDDHSRYVVGLHACGDMRRASVQQQLTAVFRRYGLPERMLMDNGTPWGAWPKGRYTGLTVWLLRLGIAVSHGKPYHPETQGKVERVHRTLDDELLTRVHGTSLADWQHHFDRWVSTYNQLRPHEALDLDVPASRFQPSPRPFPETLPPLHYPDGAPLRKVSSSGQVSIRAQNFRVGKAFAGSHLALVADPLTDGRFRLYFGSICVHTVDVRVH; from the coding sequence ATGTCGGAGCGGAAGCACGCCATCGTGGCGTATGTACGGGAGGGGGCGTCGGTGACCGAGATCAGCCGGAGGTTCGGGGTGAGTCGCAAGACGGTCTACAAGTGGCTGGCACGCTACCGAGCGGAAGGTGAGGCGGGCTTGAGTGACCGGTCGCGGCGACCGCAGCATAGGCCGCGTCAGACCGCGCCGGAAATCGAGGCGGCGGTGGTGGGGTTGCGCCAGCAGCACGCGTGTTGGGGCGGGCGGAAACTCAAGCGGCGGTTGGAGGACAGCGGGCTGAGCGGCGTGCCAGCGGCCAGCACCATTACCGCCATCCTGCGTCGGCACGCCCTGTTGGATGCCGAGGAGAGTGCGCGGCATCGGCCGTTCCAGCGGTTTGAGATGGCGCATTCCAACGCGCTGTGGCAGATGGACTTCAAGAGCCCGTTGGCGATGGGGCAGCAGACGTGTTACCCGCTGACGCTGATTGACGACCATTCGCGTTACGTGGTCGGTCTGCACGCGTGTGGCGACATGCGGCGTGCCAGCGTGCAACAGCAGCTCACGGCGGTGTTTCGGCGCTACGGTCTGCCCGAGCGGATGCTGATGGACAACGGCACGCCGTGGGGCGCGTGGCCGAAAGGGCGATACACCGGTTTGACCGTCTGGTTGCTGCGACTGGGCATCGCCGTCAGCCACGGCAAACCCTACCATCCCGAGACCCAAGGCAAGGTCGAGCGCGTCCACCGCACGCTGGATGACGAACTGCTCACGCGCGTCCATGGCACCTCGCTGGCCGACTGGCAGCACCACTTCGACCGCTGGGTCTCCACCTACAACCAGCTGCGCCCGCATGAGGCACTCGACCTCGACGTTCCCGCCTCGCGCTTCCAGCCCAGTCCGCGTCCCTTCCCCGAGACCCTGCCACCCCTGCACTATCCCGACGGCGCGCCGCTGCGCAAAGTCTCGTCTTCCGGTCAGGTCTCGATCCGCGCTCAAAACTTCCGCGTTGGCAAAGCCTTCGCCGGCTCCCATCTCGCCCTGGTCGCCGATCCCTTGACCGATGGTCGTTTCCGTCTCTACTTCGGCTCCATCTGTGTGCATACTGTCGATGTCCGAGTACACTGA